A part of Miscanthus floridulus cultivar M001 chromosome 6, ASM1932011v1, whole genome shotgun sequence genomic DNA contains:
- the LOC136460001 gene encoding GATA transcription factor 17-like: protein MEMEMEMEMEMEMDTEMETDPNPNPNTSPSAADDATASGEAKACADCHTTKTPLWRGGPEGPKSLCNACGIRYRKRRQALGLDAAADSQQDQQQPKKKATADPQQQDQHHLRKKTAAAADPQQDQHQLRKKAAAAATDPQQQDRKKAAAASSTNKKDKDKEDSKKKKDQQVTVELRVVGFGKEVMLKQRRRMRRKKCMSEEERAAALLMALSSGVIYAS from the exons atggagatggagatggagatggagatggagatggagatggacacGGAGATGGAGACGGATCCCAATCCCAATCCTAATACTTCCCCCTCGGCCGCCGACGACGCCACCGCCTCAGGCGAGGCCAAGGCCTGCGCCGACTGCCACACCACCAAGACGCCGCTCTGGCGCGGAGGACCCGAGGGACCCAAG TCGCTCTGCAACGCCTGCGGCATCCGCTACCGCAAGAGGAGGCAGGCGCTCGGTCTCGACGCCGCCGCTGACTCACAGCAAGATCAGCAGcagccaaagaagaaggccaccgCCGATCCGCAGCAGCAGGATCAGCATCACCTGAGAAAGAAGACAGCCGCGGCCGCCGATCCACAACAGGATCAGCATCAGCTGAGAAAGAAGGCAGCTGCCGCTGCCACCGATCCACAGCAGCAGGATAGAAAgaaggccgccgccgccagcagcaccaacaagaaagacaaagacaaggaggacagcaagaagaagaaggatcagcAAGTCACCGTGGAGCTCCGCGTGGTGGGGTTCGGCAAGGAGGTGATGCTCAAGCAGCGCCGCCGGATGCGCCGCAAGAAGTGCATGAGCGAGGAGGAGAGGGCCGCCGCCCTCCTTATGGCGCTCTCATCGGGCGTCATCTACGCCTCATGA